GTATGGTAATGATGTGGAATGTTGAAAACACTGGATAAATCTGAAAACactggataaaaaaaaatccaacaattTCCATGAATAAAGGATGGAATTGAGAGAGAATGGGTCAGGTTAAAACtagttaaaaaattaattcccaaATTTCAGATCTGAAATTTAGGAGCTGTGTCTTGGTTTCTATCACTGACAATATTGTTTGAGTGGCTTTCTCCACTCAAGTGCTCATTCCAGCACCTTGTCTGTGCTGAAGCTTGGCTCAGCCTTGTATTGTTGGAGGGAGTGAAAAGTATTGCATTGATGGTTGCTTGAAGTGATTTTGTATAGCACCAGAAATACTAAATTTATCGATTAAATCAAACAACTTACTGAAAGTCAGAAGGCTAATTGAATTCAGCTAATGAGCCtgtgtgctggtggcactgcaaatgtgcacagcagcatttccagatCAGAAGGTCAGAACTTTGTCACGGGGCTCTGTGCATGTGACATGTTTGTCAGAAGCTGTGGAAAGTGCCTcttgttttttccctctgtgtctAAGGTCTCTGATCATTCCTTCCAATCCTAGGGCTCCCACCAAGGACTCATCAGAAGAGGAGTATGACTCTGGAGTGGAGGAGGAAGGCTGGCCTCGACAGGCAGATGCTGCAAACCATTAAACACTGTCAGAACCCTGACCTGCAGAAAGCTCACTCGGTTCTTTCCTTGTGATTGCctctggctccagcctggccccaaAGGCACCAGATCTGTCTCGGATACAATTCCTGATGAGGAACTTCATTAGCTAAATCAGATCGTGTATTTTACTGCAGCATCACCTTGATTTGATGGACAGAGTGTGGACTGGGATGGCATAATGTTCAACTATGAATTGTATATTACACTTGTTCAATTAAAATGTATAGCaaatgcagcagcacctgcactgCCCTTGCCAGAAACTAAACCAGCAGCGCAGGTGCTGCCAATAGTTAGATTTAACAATAATGTTACTCTACAAGTGGGAAATCAAAATTAATAATTAGTAGAGGGTGAGTAAACTATCTTAGCTCCTGGTACGGGTCACAGGGGGTTCTGTTCAGGTCAGTGTTAGAGTCCTGCTGGTGTGTGAAACCCAGCGGGCACTGGAGTGGCTTGTTACATTGGTGGGGGAGGAAGCCCTTTTGGAAAAAGGGGACACGCTTTGTGACACTGCTGGGAGATTCTGCTAAAATGTGACACTGGTTTGTTACAGTCATTTGAATATCCAATAATACCCTTCATGTCTCCATTGGGAGTTTTAATCACCTTGGATACTGTGAAAGAAGGTGAAGTCTGGTTTTCCAGAGGGGTAAACAAGATTCCTAGCAAGCAGTAAAACCATCTAAATTTGGATGAGAAGTCGccataaatttttaaatattaatgttCTAATATAGTACATTTTGTTTAACATATTGGAACTATCATGCATCAATTTTTTGGTGCCAAGTATTTGCCCAACCTATCTTATAATGTTAAGAGATGAAAGAAGTAAATGTATAATATTTTTGCTGTAATCAGTAGTGATTATTCACATGACAGTGCTTTTTAAGTTATATTCTCAAATGCTAGTATTGCATCTTGTGGGTTTGTCTTTGATTTTAGTCTCACAGCAAGCAATCCTCCCTCTTCTGTTCTCCACCAAAATTAATTCAATCCTTTAGGAAAGTCTTTGTAAAAACACAAAAGGACCTGTATGTTTTTGATTTGTTTCGGGAATTAAAATTGTCACTTAAAACTTTGTTTTGTCCTTCGGTGAAAACGTGGACTTGAGTTTCCCTAAAACTTTAATTCACactatttaaataaaactttcatCCTTCTTTTTAGTCTAGTGGCTGTTTTAGGACAGGAAAAAATACCGAAAATCTATTGACCCTATTTTTGTCATTAATTTTTGTCATGTAAATTTTATGTAATATTTGTGTTCTTCCCTAGCAGCAGTGTGACATGCAATTGTAGCCAGGTGCAACAGATACTTCCCGTGGGATTACAGATTCTTTTCAAGTTAAATGACCCATTAATGGTTCAGAAAAAGCTGTGTTTGGAGTTGAGGATATTTCTAGAAGCTTGGTCCCCTCGAAATGGGAATTTGTGGTGAACTATCTGTAACTGCATCCTCACTTTCCTTTTTGTAGAGTGAAAAAACATAACAGCTTTTAATTCTGAATCCTTTAATTCAAATCCTTTTTTAAACAGatagaaaaaaaccaccacatttTAGGTGAAACTGTTCAACAACTTAGTTTTGAAAGTTGTTTGGAATTCTGTAACCAAGaactgtttttaaagaaataaaaatgccgTGTAACTACAGTTTGTACTTCACCTCTGGCGTTTGAATAAAAGCGAATATTCAAGCAGTGGAGAGTTGTCGTCCCTGACGCGTATTTCAAGTTTTAGGAGTTTTAGAAAGTTAATGCGGGCGGGGCGGGTCCTCcgggccgccagggggcgctgtggcgcGGTGCTGAGACGGCGCTGAGGCGCTGTCCTGGCGGCGCGCTGAGGGCTGCGGCCGGATCATGGCGCAGCCGCCGCCGTTCCCCCCCCGCCTCCCGCCGCCCTTCCGCGCCTTCCCGCCGCCTTTCCCTGGCCCTTCCGTCCGCCCAGCGCCCTTCGCGGTAGGGCCGGTGGCACCCCCGCCTTTCTTCTTGCCGCCGCCGCCCACTGCGGGTGAGGGGGCACCGCGCTTCCCGCCGGGCGTCCCTTACTTagcggcggccccgccgcgggcaGCGGCCGAGGAGGAGGCGGTGCAGCGGCAGCAGGATGAGCTGTGGCTCTCGCAGTTCCTGGGTCGCCGCCGCGCCGCTcccccgccgccaccgccgcctgCCGccgccagccccagcagcgcccGGGCCGTGGCGGTGGCGGCGCTGGCGCGGGTGGCCCGGGTGACCGCGCTCTGCGGGGCCCTGAGGCGCAGCGAGAACCAGGGCGACGAGCCGGGCTGGGCCCGGGCGCGGGAGGAGGCGGAGGCGGCGCTGCGGGAGCTGCGGGAGGTCGTGCGGCCCCTGCGGGAGCCCGGCTACGGCGAGGCCCTGCGCAGGAAGGCCGAGAGGgcgaggaagaggaggctgcGCCTGCAGCGGAGGAAGCTCGAAGCCAGGGCGgccaaggaggaggaggcagcccGGGCCGCCGAGCGGGAGGCCAAGATCGACCAGTGGCGGGCTAAGTGTATCCAGGAGGTGGAGGAAAAGAATCGGGTATGGTCCCTAGTGTCTGGTCCTGCCTCTCCCCGGGGCTCCAGGGCAGCGCGGTGGGGCAGGGGTGACCTGCCGGTAGTGGGGTCACGGCGGGCGGTGCCTTTCCCACACCTGGCTTTGACCCCCTTGCTTCAGTGGCTGCCACTGAGGTGCTGCATGACTTCAGCATACGGAGAGATGTGCTATTTCCAAggcctgcagccctgcttctTGCTTAGAAGTCTTGTTGGGCATCTCGGTTTTGCCATCCTCATGCTTTAGGCCTTAAGTTGTTTCTGAACTCCTGGAGGTTTTCCTCTCTGGTCTCAGGCGTCAGCCTGTCCACACAGCTACCCTGTGATGGTCAGTGCTGTTTCAGTACCCATCAGCCTTCCCTCCTGTTTTCATCCTTCTAAAGCTTGTAGTTTACAAGCTTTTTGATCTTATGGGGAAGTAAAACATCTCCAAAGCAAAAAATACCACCTCAAATTAGAGTGGTTGGGAAGTGCTGTAGGCacctttctgtttgtttttggcTAAAGAACTCCCTTTCTTCTGGTCTGCTGCTGGGAtggtccagagcagctgctgaggaagggTTTGTGGTCAGACTGTGGCAGGTTAATGGTCTTAATTGCAGAACTGTGGAATCAGGATGGTTTCTGtttattgtaaaatatttacCCTAAATTTCTGTGGGTAAAGGTTCTCAGGCTTTCATAATTCATAAATCATCTAGGAAGTGTTCAAAAGTGCGtgcatgtggcacttgaggacatggctTTGTGGTGAACGTGGTGGTGTTGCTGAGTTGACAGacggacttgatgatcttttccaaccttaacaactccatgattctgtgatttggcCCAAATTTATGAGttccacagcatttttttttctgaagtctgtggtattttagcctttttttcataaaaaggcAAGACTGGATATTTGGCATGACTTGCTGTTACTGCGAAGTCACTCTGCTCTTCAGTGCTTTGCTAATCTCTGAAAATACCGTTTGATTTGTGTCTTTGAGGGATATTTCACAGATctcatctgtttttttccttcctttcctagGAGCAAGAGCTGAAGGCTGCTGCTGACAGTGTCCTGTCCGAAGTCCGGAAGAAACAAGCAGATACAAAGAGGATGACAGACGTCCTGCGCGGGTTGGAAAAGCTTCGGAAGCTGAGGAAAGAAGCTGCTGCCAGGAAAGGTTCGTTAGGAGATTGGTCTAAACTCTTCTAATTGCACACACAGGAAATAAGATGAgggtgccctgtgctggctAGCAAGGCACAATTTCAAAAAGCTGTGTCTTCATTGTGATTTTAATGACAAGAATAGGTACAAAGTACTGAATTCATTTGTGGTGTTTGTATGTTTCCAAGCTCCTTCTGGAAGAACGATTATTCCAGTAAGAATTCCGTCTGTTAACAAGGTTAAATTCATATTCCTCTGAgatttttcccagctctgctttcaaGTCTGGTATCAAACccccatctgaatctgaaaactTAAAATCTCTTCTCTCTGTGTTCAGGTGTTTGTCCACCTCCTTCAGCAGATGAAGCATTTGAAAATCAGGTGGAGAGTCTCAAAACGTTGCTCAAAACTCGCACAGAGCTGTATGAAGCTGAGGAAAGAGCATTAAGGGTTATGCTGGAGGgagaacaggaggaggaaaggaaaagggaaatggaaaagaaacagaagaaggaaagggaaaaactaCTACAGCAGAAACTGGAAATGGATTCTAAGCTGTTTGGGGATCCAGGTAAATTCTGCCTCATGTTCTTAACAGTGTTTTTCCACATCACATCCCCGTCTCACAGACGCTAGATTTGAAATGCAGGCACAGATCTAGATGAGAAAGGAGTCATCCACTGTAGTAATTTATGGTCCGAGTGGGGGATAAACATAGTGCTGTTAAAACCTATGGTGTAAGAGGAACCATTGAGCTCTTCAGCATGGACTGCAGCACATCTCAAGCTGGTTTCATGTTGTTTTGCAAGAAGAGTTGTAGATTAAACTGAAGTGAGAATAAACAGAATAGATTGAAGACTTCCAGAAGCATAGATGCTTTAGTCTGGTGCTTTGATAAGTGTGACTCAGGTAATCTGTAAAGATTCAGTGTCCATATGTTCCCTTTTTTAGATGGTGGAGTCAGGAAGTTTTGCTAGTCTTGGCTTTCCTCTGACAGCTGTGGTACAGACCAGGAAATGTGTAACATATAAACAGTTCAGTTTCATGTATTACCTGGGGACCTGATGGCAGATTACAGCTGGGCAGTAGCAAATGATTTTGCAAATTCTGGGCTTCTGAAACTCACTAGAATGGAAGGCTTTTCTGGATTATTGAAcaatttctgtgtctgtgttttcaCAGCTGAATTCCCACTCGCCCACCTGCT
The sequence above is a segment of the Molothrus aeneus isolate 106 chromosome 13, BPBGC_Maene_1.0, whole genome shotgun sequence genome. Coding sequences within it:
- the PDCD7 gene encoding programmed cell death protein 7, with the protein product MAQPPPFPPRLPPPFRAFPPPFPGPSVRPAPFAVGPVAPPPFFLPPPPTAGEGAPRFPPGVPYLAAAPPRAAAEEEAVQRQQDELWLSQFLGRRRAAPPPPPPPAAASPSSARAVAVAALARVARVTALCGALRRSENQGDEPGWARAREEAEAALRELREVVRPLREPGYGEALRRKAERARKRRLRLQRRKLEARAAKEEEAARAAEREAKIDQWRAKCIQEVEEKNREQELKAAADSVLSEVRKKQADTKRMTDVLRGLEKLRKLRKEAAARKGVCPPPSADEAFENQVESLKTLLKTRTELYEAEERALRVMLEGEQEEERKREMEKKQKKEREKLLQQKLEMDSKLFGDPAEFPLAHLLQPFRDYYLQAEHSVAALIQIRHEWDQYLVPADHPEGSCIPPGWVLPSLPTSDTWATAVR